In a single window of the Anabas testudineus chromosome 19, fAnaTes1.2, whole genome shotgun sequence genome:
- the LOC113156016 gene encoding KAT8 regulatory NSL complex subunit 1-like isoform X1 has protein sequence MAAMAPALTDAPAEAHHIRFKLAAPSSSLSPASAENNSNASNILIHSSGPAKCKAATEECPLDFCGGDQEQQQQQPQSESVVQAQALGKLQPLVTSYLCSDVTSVPSTKESIKLQGVFIKQSVLKSHRKLPSTLLNGGGDFVLRKRQPIELSSGQLKSLMSGSTNGGGQPIAPVNGLAKKLANMSGSGCVVAVNGDKPSATADSQSHNLHLDSETLTATLSGHIPVKGPLKTKHSPGVSQNSDVKSLEPPVLQTAALSPFTHDCPNPTEQMSLEEADLLVPSQPQVSNRERPGSSQQGSPSCILAPQPPLPCSSSSDSLDAHVRERTLLNSSRQAEIESRLWRLRKRLQVVQAKQVERHIQQQLGGFLDSALNRLLTGNRKSDTATPTATWRTGRHSSSNNRDSLGRFLKSGSMPLELERLYLSGTANLHSAESAFDSDVTESSSGGDSDLEEEELSRVDIEQRHVKIWKRAESRYTMERAAIISHWNWLQAHISDLEYRIRQQTDIYRQIRASKGSVELGGVSPSAVPASGTEVKSEPVNTQDVGPERLEHTGTAHITTTEPGPWKGQNGQPVNGVLSRMAEGADTKHQQPLAYDSTCVAARTRPLVSCRRRRLIQPNTVPNLNGKAQRTSCIQCNCRVNPSCVMCGGWPTPREDPQYELPTLERLSRLDFGIHPILSFPDDVCIGLRLQQVMKSQWQTKSLERSKPLKKLSLKHKLSSSKEKHKFTNSLMAVRLGHYKNRAEKPRPAESSAGSSSTAILNTARLEGQAVCKTERLQAISTPLGPYDKSYSRKRLREHSLDRTDTSPKLFQDSNSPCPTLANMHSSSSIHSPLTRQLSTSSENSTPLGPGSQSVPSTPQQPIKRRRGESSFDINNIVIPMSVAATTRVEKLQYKEILTPSWRCVDIFSQPITEEEDEREVEDLSDAAFIQLHQPYEDGERARWTWMALAPAKRRGSRSYKSVDGRTTPLLCGTNPPTPQPASPDPGHCPMLHDYSHVPSPMSPASPDTTSNPHTPCSRDSHRLLSSEDTRCSTPDFSFEERTVAPWERRGFPLPEDPAPEPEVESDHHIRPRMRSISGCRATAYGRLDSDDLDLPCDDDSGHKHKASTHR, from the exons ATGGCTGCGATGGCGCCCGCTCTCACCGACGCCCCAGCCGAAGCTCACCACATCCGCTTCAAATTGGCTGCCCCATCCTCAAGTCTCTCACCGGCCAGTGCAGAGAACAACAGTAACGCCAGCAACATCCTTATCCACAGCAGCGGCCCCGCTAAGTGCAAGGCTGCCACTGAAGAGTGTCCTCTTGACTTTTGTGGCGGTGaccaggagcagcagcaacagcagcccCAGTCTGAATCTGTGGTCCAGGCCCAGGCCCTGGGCAAGCTCCAGCCACTGGTGACTTCTTACCTATGCTCTGATGTGACATCTGTCCCTTCAACTAAGGAGTCAATCAAGCTGCAAGGAGTGTTCATCAAACAGTCCGTGTTGAAAAGCCACAGAAAACTGCCCAGCACCCTGCTCAACGGCGGAGGGGACTTCGTGTTGCGGAAGAGGCAGCCGATAGAACTCTCTAGCGGCCAGCTCAAAAGCCTCATGAGCGGCAGCACTAACGGAGGTGGCCAGCCCATTGCACCTGTCAATGGCCTGGCCAAGAAGCTGGCTAACATGTCTGGTTCTGGCTGTGTGGTGGCAGTGAATGGTGACAAACCTTCTGCCACCGCAGACTCTCAGTCCCATAACCTGCACTTAGACTCTGAGACCTTGACAGCTACCTTATCAGGGCATATCCCGGTGAAAGGACCCCTTAAAACGAAGCATTCCCCTGGGGTTTCTCAAAATTCAGATGTAAAAAGTCTAGAACCACCAGTGCTTCAGACTGCTGCACTTTCCCCCTTTACCCATGACTGCCCTAACCCTACTGAACAAATGAGTTTGGAGGAGGCTGATTTACTTGTGCCCAGTCAGCCACAGGTTTCAAATAGAGAGAGACCAGGTAGCAGCCAGCAGGGCTCCCCATCTTGCATACTTGCACCACAGCCTCCTCTACCCTGTAGTTCTTCCTCAGACTCCCTCGACGCTCATGTAAGGGAGCGCACCCTTCTCAACAGCAGCCGTCAAGCTGAGATTGAAAGCCGGCTATGGCGTCTGCGCAAACGTCTTCAGGTGGTACAGGCCAAGCAGGTGGAGAGGcacattcagcagcagctgggtgGGTTCTTGGACTCAGCTCTCAACCGGCTTCTGACTGGAAACCGCAAATCAGACACGGCAACTCCCACAGCTACATGGAGGACTGGCCGGCACTCATCCTCAAACAACAGAGACAGTCTTGGTCGCTTCCTGAAAAGTGGGTCCATGCCCTTGGAACTAGAGAGACTGTATCTGAGCGGCACAGCTAACCTTCATTCAGCAGAAAGCGCCTTTGACTCAGACGTAACAGAAAGTAGCTCTGGTGGGGACTCtgacctggaggaggaggagctttCCAGAGTGGACATTGAGCAGCgacatgtcaaaat ATGGAAGCGGGCGGAGAGCCGCTACACTATGGAGAGAGCTGCTATCATCAGCCACTGGAACTGGCTCCAGGCCCACATCTCGGACTTGGAGTACCGCATCCGACAGCAGACAGACATTTACAGACAGATCCGCGCCAGCAAG GGCTCAGTAGAGTTGGGAGGTGTTTCCCCTAGCGCAGTGCCTGCAAGTGGAACAGAAGTAAAGTCAGAACCTGTAAATACTCAG GATGTTGGTCCAGAACGGCTGGAGCACACAGGCACCGCCCACATCACCACCACAGAGCCGGGTCCTTGGAAAGGTCAAAACGGACAGCCGGTTAACGGCGTCCTCAGCAG GATGGCAGAGGGTGCAGACACCAAGCACCAGCAGCCGTTGGCTTACGACAGCACGTGTGTGGCCGCTCGTACACGACCGCTAGTCAGCTGTCGGCGGCGGCGGCTCATTCAGCCCAACACCGTGCCCAACCTCAACGGCAAG GCCCAGAGAACTAGCTGTATCCAGTGTAACTGCAGGGTTAACCCCAGCTGTGTGATGTGTGGTGGCTGGCCCACCCCCAGAGAGGATCCTCAGTATGAGCTGCCCACCCTGGAGCGCCTGTCAAGATTGGATTTTGGCATCCACCCCATTCTGTCCTTTCCTGATG ACGTTTGTATAGGCCTCCGTCTGCAGCAGGTAATGAAGAGCCAGTGGCAGACCAAGTCGCTAGAGAGAAGCAAACCTCTGAAGAAGCTCTCCCTCAAACACAAGCTTTCCTCATCCAAAGAGAAGCACAAGTTCACCAACTCACTTATGGCAGTCA GACTGGGCCATTATAAGAACCGTGCTGAGAAACCAAGGCCAGCGGAAAGCAGcgcaggcagcagcagcaccgcCATACTGAACACAGCCAGGCTCGAGGGCCAGGCCGTGTGCAAGACAGAGCGGCTGCAGGCCATCTCCACCCCCTTAGGGCCCTACGACAAGAGCTACAGCCGCAAGAGATTAAGAGAGCACTCGCTGGACAGGACTGACA CCTCCCCGAAACTTTTCCAGGACTCGAACAGCCCCTGCCCAACTCTGGCCAACATGCACTCGTCCTCGTCCATTCACAGCCCCCTCACACGCCAGCTGTCCACGTCTTCGGAGAACTCCACGCCGCTGGGCCCCGGCAGCCAGAGCGTCCCGAGCACACCA CAGCAGCCCAtcaagaggaggagaggtgaaaGCTCTTTTGACATCAACAACATAGTAATCCCCATGTCTGTGGCGGCCACCACCAGAGTGGAGAAGCTGCAGTACAAAGAGATTCTCACACCCAG TTGGCGATGTGTAGACATCTTCTCCCAGCCAATTactgaagaggaggatgaacGAGAG gtggAGGACCTGTCAGACGCAGCCTTTATCCAGCTCCATCAGCCCTATGAGGACGGCGAGCGTGCACGCTGGACTTGGATGGCCTTGGCTCCCGCTAAGAGGAGGGGCAGCAG GTCGTATAAATCTGTCGATGGGCGAACTACGCCGTTGCTGTGCGGGACCAACCCTCCCACACCGCAGCCTGCATCCCCAGACCCAGGCCACTGCCCCATGCTCCACGACTACAGCCACGTGCCATCACCCATGAGTCCAGCCAGCCCCGACACCACCTCCAACCCCCACACGCCCTGCTCGAGGGACTCCCATCGACTGCTGTCCAGTGAGGACACGAGGTGCTCGACGCCGGACTTCAGTTTCGAAGAGCGG ACGGTAGCGCCGTGGGAGCGTCGTGGCTTCCCCTTGCCAGAAGACCCGGCCCCGGAGCCCGAGGTGGAGAGCGACCACCACATCAGGCCCAGAATGCGCAGCATCTCAGGTTGCCGAGCCACAGCCTACGGACGTCTGGACTCAGACGACTTGGACCTGCCTTGTGACGACGACAGCGGCCACAAACACAAGGCCTCCACCCACCGATGA
- the LOC113156016 gene encoding KAT8 regulatory NSL complex subunit 1-like isoform X2 gives MAAMAPALTDAPAEAHHIRFKLAAPSSSLSPASAENNSNASNILIHSSGPAKCKAATEECPLDFCGGDQEQQQQQPQSESVVQAQALGKLQPLVTSYLCSDVTSVPSTKESIKLQGVFIKQSVLKSHRKLPSTLLNGGGDFVLRKRQPIELSSGQLKSLMSGSTNGGGQPIAPVNGLAKKLANMSGSGCVVAVNGDKPSATADSQSHNLHLDSETLTATLSGHIPVKGPLKTKHSPGVSQNSDVKSLEPPVLQTAALSPFTHDCPNPTEQMSLEEADLLVPSQPQVSNRERPGSSQQGSPSCILAPQPPLPCSSSSDSLDAHVRERTLLNSSRQAEIESRLWRLRKRLQVVQAKQVERHIQQQLGGFLDSALNRLLTGNRKSDTATPTATWRTGRHSSSNNRDSLGRFLKSGSMPLELERLYLSGTANLHSAESAFDSDVTESSSGGDSDLEEEELSRVDIEQRHVKIWKRAESRYTMERAAIISHWNWLQAHISDLEYRIRQQTDIYRQIRASKGSVELGGVSPSAVPASGTEVKSEPVNTQDVGPERLEHTGTAHITTTEPGPWKGQNGQPVNGVLSRMAEGADTKHQQPLAYDSTCVAARTRPLVSCRRRRLIQPNTVPNLNGKAQRTSCIQCNCRVNPSCVMCGGWPTPREDPQYELPTLERLSRLDFGIHPILSFPDDVCIGLRLQQVMKSQWQTKSLERSKPLKKLSLKHKLSSSKEKHKFTNSLMAVRLGHYKNRAEKPRPAESSAGSSSTAILNTARLEGQAVCKTERLQAISTPLGPYDKSYSRKRLREHSLDRTDTSPKLFQDSNSPCPTLANMHSSSSIHSPLTRQLSTSSENSTPLGPGSQSVPSTPQPIKRRRGESSFDINNIVIPMSVAATTRVEKLQYKEILTPSWRCVDIFSQPITEEEDEREVEDLSDAAFIQLHQPYEDGERARWTWMALAPAKRRGSRSYKSVDGRTTPLLCGTNPPTPQPASPDPGHCPMLHDYSHVPSPMSPASPDTTSNPHTPCSRDSHRLLSSEDTRCSTPDFSFEERTVAPWERRGFPLPEDPAPEPEVESDHHIRPRMRSISGCRATAYGRLDSDDLDLPCDDDSGHKHKASTHR, from the exons ATGGCTGCGATGGCGCCCGCTCTCACCGACGCCCCAGCCGAAGCTCACCACATCCGCTTCAAATTGGCTGCCCCATCCTCAAGTCTCTCACCGGCCAGTGCAGAGAACAACAGTAACGCCAGCAACATCCTTATCCACAGCAGCGGCCCCGCTAAGTGCAAGGCTGCCACTGAAGAGTGTCCTCTTGACTTTTGTGGCGGTGaccaggagcagcagcaacagcagcccCAGTCTGAATCTGTGGTCCAGGCCCAGGCCCTGGGCAAGCTCCAGCCACTGGTGACTTCTTACCTATGCTCTGATGTGACATCTGTCCCTTCAACTAAGGAGTCAATCAAGCTGCAAGGAGTGTTCATCAAACAGTCCGTGTTGAAAAGCCACAGAAAACTGCCCAGCACCCTGCTCAACGGCGGAGGGGACTTCGTGTTGCGGAAGAGGCAGCCGATAGAACTCTCTAGCGGCCAGCTCAAAAGCCTCATGAGCGGCAGCACTAACGGAGGTGGCCAGCCCATTGCACCTGTCAATGGCCTGGCCAAGAAGCTGGCTAACATGTCTGGTTCTGGCTGTGTGGTGGCAGTGAATGGTGACAAACCTTCTGCCACCGCAGACTCTCAGTCCCATAACCTGCACTTAGACTCTGAGACCTTGACAGCTACCTTATCAGGGCATATCCCGGTGAAAGGACCCCTTAAAACGAAGCATTCCCCTGGGGTTTCTCAAAATTCAGATGTAAAAAGTCTAGAACCACCAGTGCTTCAGACTGCTGCACTTTCCCCCTTTACCCATGACTGCCCTAACCCTACTGAACAAATGAGTTTGGAGGAGGCTGATTTACTTGTGCCCAGTCAGCCACAGGTTTCAAATAGAGAGAGACCAGGTAGCAGCCAGCAGGGCTCCCCATCTTGCATACTTGCACCACAGCCTCCTCTACCCTGTAGTTCTTCCTCAGACTCCCTCGACGCTCATGTAAGGGAGCGCACCCTTCTCAACAGCAGCCGTCAAGCTGAGATTGAAAGCCGGCTATGGCGTCTGCGCAAACGTCTTCAGGTGGTACAGGCCAAGCAGGTGGAGAGGcacattcagcagcagctgggtgGGTTCTTGGACTCAGCTCTCAACCGGCTTCTGACTGGAAACCGCAAATCAGACACGGCAACTCCCACAGCTACATGGAGGACTGGCCGGCACTCATCCTCAAACAACAGAGACAGTCTTGGTCGCTTCCTGAAAAGTGGGTCCATGCCCTTGGAACTAGAGAGACTGTATCTGAGCGGCACAGCTAACCTTCATTCAGCAGAAAGCGCCTTTGACTCAGACGTAACAGAAAGTAGCTCTGGTGGGGACTCtgacctggaggaggaggagctttCCAGAGTGGACATTGAGCAGCgacatgtcaaaat ATGGAAGCGGGCGGAGAGCCGCTACACTATGGAGAGAGCTGCTATCATCAGCCACTGGAACTGGCTCCAGGCCCACATCTCGGACTTGGAGTACCGCATCCGACAGCAGACAGACATTTACAGACAGATCCGCGCCAGCAAG GGCTCAGTAGAGTTGGGAGGTGTTTCCCCTAGCGCAGTGCCTGCAAGTGGAACAGAAGTAAAGTCAGAACCTGTAAATACTCAG GATGTTGGTCCAGAACGGCTGGAGCACACAGGCACCGCCCACATCACCACCACAGAGCCGGGTCCTTGGAAAGGTCAAAACGGACAGCCGGTTAACGGCGTCCTCAGCAG GATGGCAGAGGGTGCAGACACCAAGCACCAGCAGCCGTTGGCTTACGACAGCACGTGTGTGGCCGCTCGTACACGACCGCTAGTCAGCTGTCGGCGGCGGCGGCTCATTCAGCCCAACACCGTGCCCAACCTCAACGGCAAG GCCCAGAGAACTAGCTGTATCCAGTGTAACTGCAGGGTTAACCCCAGCTGTGTGATGTGTGGTGGCTGGCCCACCCCCAGAGAGGATCCTCAGTATGAGCTGCCCACCCTGGAGCGCCTGTCAAGATTGGATTTTGGCATCCACCCCATTCTGTCCTTTCCTGATG ACGTTTGTATAGGCCTCCGTCTGCAGCAGGTAATGAAGAGCCAGTGGCAGACCAAGTCGCTAGAGAGAAGCAAACCTCTGAAGAAGCTCTCCCTCAAACACAAGCTTTCCTCATCCAAAGAGAAGCACAAGTTCACCAACTCACTTATGGCAGTCA GACTGGGCCATTATAAGAACCGTGCTGAGAAACCAAGGCCAGCGGAAAGCAGcgcaggcagcagcagcaccgcCATACTGAACACAGCCAGGCTCGAGGGCCAGGCCGTGTGCAAGACAGAGCGGCTGCAGGCCATCTCCACCCCCTTAGGGCCCTACGACAAGAGCTACAGCCGCAAGAGATTAAGAGAGCACTCGCTGGACAGGACTGACA CCTCCCCGAAACTTTTCCAGGACTCGAACAGCCCCTGCCCAACTCTGGCCAACATGCACTCGTCCTCGTCCATTCACAGCCCCCTCACACGCCAGCTGTCCACGTCTTCGGAGAACTCCACGCCGCTGGGCCCCGGCAGCCAGAGCGTCCCGAGCACACCA CAGCCCAtcaagaggaggagaggtgaaaGCTCTTTTGACATCAACAACATAGTAATCCCCATGTCTGTGGCGGCCACCACCAGAGTGGAGAAGCTGCAGTACAAAGAGATTCTCACACCCAG TTGGCGATGTGTAGACATCTTCTCCCAGCCAATTactgaagaggaggatgaacGAGAG gtggAGGACCTGTCAGACGCAGCCTTTATCCAGCTCCATCAGCCCTATGAGGACGGCGAGCGTGCACGCTGGACTTGGATGGCCTTGGCTCCCGCTAAGAGGAGGGGCAGCAG GTCGTATAAATCTGTCGATGGGCGAACTACGCCGTTGCTGTGCGGGACCAACCCTCCCACACCGCAGCCTGCATCCCCAGACCCAGGCCACTGCCCCATGCTCCACGACTACAGCCACGTGCCATCACCCATGAGTCCAGCCAGCCCCGACACCACCTCCAACCCCCACACGCCCTGCTCGAGGGACTCCCATCGACTGCTGTCCAGTGAGGACACGAGGTGCTCGACGCCGGACTTCAGTTTCGAAGAGCGG ACGGTAGCGCCGTGGGAGCGTCGTGGCTTCCCCTTGCCAGAAGACCCGGCCCCGGAGCCCGAGGTGGAGAGCGACCACCACATCAGGCCCAGAATGCGCAGCATCTCAGGTTGCCGAGCCACAGCCTACGGACGTCTGGACTCAGACGACTTGGACCTGCCTTGTGACGACGACAGCGGCCACAAACACAAGGCCTCCACCCACCGATGA